In one Deinococcus aerolatus genomic region, the following are encoded:
- a CDS encoding 3-hydroxybutyrate dehydrogenase, whose amino-acid sequence MTTPQEQRTALVTGGTGGIGLAIALRLRNDGLRVAVLDLDRPQAREVAAEHGLTFIAADLGQREDCRRAVDETVAALGGLDVLVNNAGFQHIAPVADFPEDTWDAMLRVMLTAPFLLSRYAWPHLTRSGQGRIINISSIHGHVASPFKSAYVSAKHGLIGLTRTAALEAGDQGLTVNAICPGYVRTPLVTGQMADQARTRGITVEEVEQRVMLESAAIKRLLDPEDIAGLASYVASPAAWGMTGAVLDLDLGWTAR is encoded by the coding sequence ATGACAACTCCACAGGAACAGAGAACGGCGCTGGTCACGGGCGGCACAGGCGGCATCGGCCTCGCCATTGCGCTCAGGTTGCGAAACGACGGACTGCGAGTGGCCGTCCTGGACCTGGACCGGCCACAGGCACGCGAGGTGGCCGCCGAGCACGGCCTGACCTTTATCGCGGCCGATCTGGGGCAGCGCGAGGACTGCCGCCGCGCCGTCGATGAGACGGTGGCGGCGCTGGGCGGGCTGGACGTGCTGGTCAACAACGCGGGCTTCCAGCACATCGCCCCGGTGGCCGACTTTCCCGAAGACACCTGGGACGCCATGCTGCGCGTGATGCTCACCGCGCCGTTTCTGCTGTCCAGGTACGCCTGGCCGCACCTGACGCGTAGCGGGCAGGGACGCATCATCAACATTTCCAGCATTCACGGCCACGTTGCCAGCCCCTTCAAGAGCGCGTATGTCAGCGCCAAGCACGGGCTGATCGGCCTGACGCGTACCGCAGCGCTGGAGGCGGGCGATCAGGGCCTGACCGTCAACGCCATCTGCCCCGGCTATGTCCGCACGCCGCTGGTCACCGGCCAGATGGCCGATCAGGCCCGCACGCGCGGCATCACTGTTGAGGAGGTCGAGCAGCGGGTGATGCTGGAGAGTGCGGCCATCAAGCGCCTGCTGGACCCCGAGGACATCGCCGGCCTGGCCAGCTATGTTGCCAGCCCTGCCGCCTGGGGCATGACCGGGGCCGTGCTGGATCTGGACCTGGGCTGGACGGCGCGGTAA
- a CDS encoding ATP-binding protein, giving the protein MNHLPGLPPGALAPLYGREHDLRQLLKLLCNGMRLLTLRGPGGIGKTALALHLAYAFRQQNVPHLDHVQFIDLSAVRGPEQVMGLIAASLSDSGPRSTPQRQIQDFVARRRTLLILDNFEQLLPAAPGLGDLLARTDTLQLVVTSRAALRLHDETEYTVEPLALPHRVHDAASSAAVQLFVARVQALSPTFVLNEANAAQVTRLCELLEGVPLALELAAMRTRTYALGDLLAQLEHPLDVLKADFRDRPERLRSLRATVQWSYDLLGEVDRAVFECCAVFAGPFTPQALAEVWGSSEVLERAEALLEQSLLQRLDTPVTLWKMLQPLRELAVEHLNGHPQAAIWRERHARHFLEMLEELQRSWQHETVDRRDAFLPHYPNIRSGMVWAVEGRHSDLAYRYLGAIGRLWLPFGLHVQEAPLVERVLALPPPEDRGTLLRALEITVDNLRFTGQFQACEARLQEVLALCEALGDVESAAWASGNLAYVMRDTGQGEQAWTITQDVIRELRERMGNNPPTRKQQMLRASVYLGGALDLLEMNRYTDALEYAQLACEYFQEAVNPVFELVSRVMIGQLLVYLNRLPEARGQLLSCLHDAVARGFRGIVDFALRLGLTLIAAEQRDWATLVQFTAFVNDPDWGRSQNLPDRRLRQDMALARQALGETAYHQAWTTGLHLQVADMVDLAERLVQVPILKAAHPELTPRELEVLALVAQGHPDRKVARLLKISPGTASKHVGNLLGKLGLHNRVELARWALAHGLADTATPGPPPP; this is encoded by the coding sequence ATGAACCACCTGCCGGGGTTACCGCCGGGTGCGCTCGCTCCGCTATACGGCCGCGAGCATGACCTGCGCCAACTGCTCAAATTGCTCTGTAATGGGATGCGGCTGCTCACCCTGCGCGGCCCCGGTGGAATCGGCAAGACCGCCCTGGCCCTCCATCTGGCCTACGCCTTCCGGCAACAGAACGTGCCCCATCTTGATCACGTGCAGTTCATTGATCTCAGCGCCGTCCGCGGCCCGGAGCAGGTGATGGGCCTGATCGCGGCGTCCCTGTCCGACAGTGGACCACGGAGCACACCACAACGGCAGATCCAGGACTTCGTGGCCCGCCGCCGCACGCTGCTGATCCTGGACAACTTCGAGCAACTTCTCCCTGCAGCCCCAGGACTGGGTGATCTCCTGGCCCGCACAGACACGCTGCAGCTGGTGGTCACCAGCCGGGCGGCGCTGCGGCTCCACGACGAGACGGAATACACGGTGGAACCGCTGGCGCTGCCCCACCGCGTTCATGACGCCGCCTCGAGCGCCGCGGTGCAGCTGTTCGTGGCGCGCGTGCAGGCCCTGAGTCCCACGTTTGTGCTGAACGAGGCCAACGCCGCCCAGGTCACGCGGCTGTGCGAGCTGCTGGAGGGTGTGCCCCTCGCGCTGGAACTGGCAGCCATGCGCACCCGAACGTATGCCCTGGGGGACCTGCTGGCCCAGCTGGAACATCCCCTGGATGTGCTCAAGGCGGACTTCCGGGACCGGCCCGAACGCCTGCGTTCCCTGCGGGCCACCGTGCAGTGGAGTTACGACCTGCTGGGTGAGGTGGACCGGGCGGTGTTCGAATGCTGTGCGGTGTTCGCAGGTCCGTTCACGCCGCAGGCGCTGGCCGAGGTATGGGGCTCGTCTGAAGTGCTGGAGCGGGCGGAAGCGCTGCTGGAGCAGAGCCTGTTGCAGCGCCTAGACACGCCGGTTACCCTGTGGAAGATGCTCCAGCCTTTGCGGGAACTGGCCGTGGAACACCTGAACGGCCACCCGCAAGCCGCCATCTGGCGAGAGCGACATGCGCGGCACTTTCTGGAAATGCTCGAAGAGCTCCAGCGCAGCTGGCAGCACGAGACCGTGGACCGACGGGACGCATTCCTGCCGCATTACCCGAACATCCGGTCCGGGATGGTCTGGGCCGTGGAGGGGCGCCACTCTGATCTCGCCTACCGCTACCTCGGCGCCATCGGCCGCCTGTGGTTGCCTTTCGGACTGCATGTGCAGGAGGCGCCGCTGGTCGAGCGGGTGCTGGCCCTGCCCCCGCCGGAGGACCGGGGCACACTGCTCCGGGCACTGGAAATCACTGTGGACAACCTGAGGTTCACGGGGCAGTTCCAGGCCTGTGAGGCGCGGTTACAGGAGGTTCTGGCACTTTGTGAAGCGCTGGGCGATGTGGAGAGCGCGGCCTGGGCCAGCGGCAATCTGGCCTACGTGATGCGTGACACCGGTCAGGGGGAACAGGCCTGGACCATCACCCAGGACGTCATCCGTGAGCTGCGCGAACGGATGGGCAATAACCCGCCGACCCGTAAGCAGCAGATGCTGCGGGCCAGTGTCTACCTGGGCGGCGCACTGGATCTGCTGGAAATGAACCGATATACAGACGCTCTGGAGTACGCCCAGCTGGCCTGCGAGTACTTCCAGGAGGCGGTCAACCCGGTCTTCGAGCTGGTATCCAGGGTCATGATCGGCCAGCTGCTGGTGTACCTGAACCGACTGCCTGAAGCCAGGGGCCAGCTGCTGTCCTGTCTGCACGATGCGGTGGCCCGGGGGTTCCGGGGGATAGTCGACTTTGCGTTGCGTCTGGGACTGACCCTGATTGCGGCTGAGCAGCGCGACTGGGCAACGCTGGTGCAGTTCACAGCGTTCGTGAATGATCCCGACTGGGGCCGCTCGCAGAATTTGCCGGACCGCCGCTTGCGTCAGGATATGGCCCTGGCCAGGCAGGCGCTGGGCGAGACGGCGTATCATCAGGCCTGGACGACAGGGCTTCACCTGCAGGTGGCGGACATGGTGGATCTGGCTGAGCGGCTGGTTCAGGTGCCGATCTTGAAGGCCGCCCATCCTGAGTTGACGCCACGCGAACTGGAGGTGCTGGCGCTGGTGGCGCAGGGTCACCCGGACCGCAAGGTGGCGCGACTGCTAAAGATCAGCCCCGGCACCGCGAGCAAGCACGTGGGTAACCTGCTGGGCAAGCTGGGCCTGCACAACCGCGTGGAACTGGCCCGCTGGGCCCTCGCGCATGGTCTGGCGGACACGGCAACGCCCGGGCCGCCCCCGCCGTAG
- a CDS encoding CAP domain-containing protein, which yields MVKRALLLGAAVFSLLASPAAHAQTAPEAHLLARLNEIRTQGVTCPGSGRRPVAGALSDSVPHAQAARLQSGYMAASGQVTHTGQGGSTVRVRAASTGVNATSVTEIVYMGLGLDPEQAMRWWLGSAAHCYWMTEGRYTHAGTSIVQGARGTAYVIVLSSQPR from the coding sequence ATGGTCAAACGCGCCCTGTTGCTCGGTGCCGCCGTGTTCTCCCTGCTGGCCAGCCCGGCCGCCCACGCCCAGACGGCGCCAGAGGCCCACCTGCTCGCGCGGCTGAACGAGATCCGGACACAGGGCGTAACCTGTCCCGGCAGCGGCCGGCGCCCGGTGGCCGGCGCGTTGAGCGACAGCGTTCCCCACGCGCAGGCCGCCCGGCTGCAGTCCGGGTACATGGCCGCCTCCGGGCAGGTGACCCACACCGGGCAGGGCGGCAGCACGGTGCGGGTCCGGGCGGCCAGCACTGGCGTCAACGCCACGAGCGTCACGGAGATTGTCTACATGGGTTTGGGCCTGGATCCCGAACAGGCCATGCGCTGGTGGCTGGGCAGCGCCGCCCACTGCTACTGGATGACCGAGGGCCGCTACACCCATGCCGGAACCAGCATCGTGCAGGGCGCGCGCGGCACCGCCTACGTGATTGTCCTGAGCAGCCAGCCCAGGTAA
- a CDS encoding tyrosine-type recombinase/integrase, whose amino-acid sequence MLLTDLHQMHVRHLAALRLSPATIAYYFYSLEPLLQFMEAQGLARDAELITLPLLREFQLWLRDTHGMKAGGEHAVLRGVRATLRWAAEEELLACDPTAKLRLPTLPHERPPAVQPDEVERCLKVAAGMTQPLRNRAILLCLYDTGLRMGEVLQLRVDDLNMTTGMITVRAETAKREKARVVPIGLKTSKALNAYERKERRAALPMVQQLFLGRTGEPMTKGGLTHLLVKISAAAEVPRSHTAPHAWRRGFAVGYLRGGGDIFSLQQILGHTTLEMTRRYVKFLPDDLQRRHSLASPVDNLGRR is encoded by the coding sequence ATGCTGCTCACAGACCTGCACCAGATGCACGTTCGCCACCTCGCCGCGCTGCGCCTCTCGCCGGCCACCATCGCCTATTACTTCTACTCCCTGGAACCGCTGCTGCAGTTCATGGAGGCCCAGGGGCTGGCCCGGGACGCGGAGCTGATCACCCTGCCGCTGCTGCGCGAGTTCCAGCTGTGGCTCCGGGACACGCACGGGATGAAGGCGGGAGGGGAACACGCCGTCTTGCGGGGCGTGCGGGCCACGCTGCGCTGGGCCGCCGAGGAGGAGCTGCTGGCGTGCGACCCCACCGCGAAACTGCGGCTGCCCACCCTGCCGCATGAGCGCCCCCCGGCGGTGCAGCCCGATGAGGTGGAGCGCTGCCTGAAGGTGGCGGCGGGCATGACCCAGCCGCTGCGCAACCGGGCCATCCTGCTGTGCCTGTACGATACCGGGCTGCGCATGGGCGAGGTGCTGCAGCTGCGCGTGGACGACCTGAACATGACCACCGGCATGATCACGGTGCGCGCGGAGACGGCCAAGCGCGAGAAGGCCCGCGTGGTGCCGATAGGGCTCAAAACGTCAAAGGCGCTCAACGCCTATGAGCGCAAGGAGCGCCGCGCTGCCCTTCCGATGGTGCAGCAGCTGTTCCTGGGCCGCACGGGGGAACCGATGACGAAAGGGGGGCTCACACACCTGCTGGTCAAGATCAGCGCCGCCGCCGAGGTTCCGAGGTCACATACCGCGCCCCACGCCTGGCGCCGCGGCTTCGCGGTGGGCTACCTGCGGGGCGGGGGCGACATTTTCAGCCTGCAGCAGATCCTGGGGCACACCACCCTGGAGATGACGCGGCGGTACGTCAAGTTTTTGCCCGACGACCTGCAGCGCCGGCACAGCCTCGCGTCACCGGTGGACAACCTGGGGCGGCGGTGA
- a CDS encoding M3 family metallopeptidase: MTENPLLNVGFRVPFDQIKPEHAESAVDQLLAEASERLERLAQSGERQFVGFMADLDTLTEQLGTVTTIVHHLDGVVSSPAWTSAKLAILPKVSAFYTGLSLHPGLWAALKTFAATDDARGLDPVRARHLKLTIDDFKREGADLNDADKARLLELNTRLARVTSDFGKNVLDANAAYELYVEEDRLAGVPQRVLEATRADAQERGQAGHRLTLHQPVTTPLMIYADDRELRREIWEAQQQVGRGEGRDNRPLVGEILKLRREKAQLLGFANFADYVLQDRMAGGGEAALNFERDLEARTRPAFERENAELEAFYREHAGADAPALEAWDVTYWAEKQRQAQYDFDEEALRPYFALDNVLSGLFEITRRVFGASVKEAQAPGWHPDVRYYDIHDEAGTHVASFYTDWFPRDTKRAGAWMNGFVTGGPREGGVDPHLGLMCGNMTPPGKDAPALLSIREVETVFHEFGHLLHHALSRVPVKSLSGTSVAWDFVELPSQIMENWVMEREALDLFARHHQTGEALPQDLFDKMVAARNYRAANTAMRQYSFGSTDLMLHVEYDPAGEADPIALARDSMARFVPFALPADYAMVAAFSHLFSSPVGYGAGYYSYKWAEVLDADAFTRFASEGIFNRDTGRAFVDSVLSRGGGEDPAQLYREFMGRDPDADALLRRSGLLPG; the protein is encoded by the coding sequence ATGACGGAGAACCCGCTGCTCAACGTGGGTTTCCGCGTTCCCTTCGATCAAATTAAGCCCGAGCACGCCGAGAGCGCCGTGGACCAGTTGCTTGCCGAGGCCAGCGAGCGGCTGGAGCGGCTGGCGCAGTCCGGTGAGCGTCAGTTCGTCGGCTTCATGGCCGATCTGGACACCTTGACCGAACAGCTCGGCACCGTGACCACCATCGTCCATCACCTGGACGGCGTGGTCAGCAGCCCGGCCTGGACGTCGGCCAAGCTGGCGATCCTGCCCAAGGTCAGCGCGTTCTACACCGGCCTGAGCCTGCATCCTGGCCTGTGGGCCGCCCTCAAGACCTTTGCCGCGACCGACGACGCCCGGGGGCTGGACCCGGTGCGTGCCCGTCACCTCAAGCTGACCATCGACGACTTCAAGCGCGAGGGTGCGGACCTGAATGACGCCGACAAGGCCCGGCTGCTGGAACTGAACACCCGCCTGGCCCGCGTGACCAGCGATTTTGGCAAGAACGTGCTGGACGCCAATGCGGCCTACGAGCTGTACGTGGAGGAGGACCGGCTGGCGGGCGTACCGCAGCGCGTGCTGGAGGCCACCCGGGCTGATGCCCAGGAACGCGGTCAGGCTGGCCACCGCCTGACGCTGCACCAGCCGGTTACCACGCCGCTGATGATCTACGCCGACGACCGCGAACTGCGCCGCGAGATCTGGGAGGCCCAGCAGCAGGTGGGCCGCGGCGAGGGCCGCGACAACCGTCCCCTGGTGGGCGAGATCCTGAAACTGCGCCGTGAGAAGGCCCAGTTGCTGGGCTTTGCCAACTTTGCCGACTACGTGTTGCAGGACCGCATGGCGGGCGGCGGCGAGGCGGCCCTGAACTTCGAGCGTGACCTCGAAGCCCGCACCCGCCCCGCCTTCGAGCGCGAGAACGCGGAGCTGGAAGCGTTCTACCGCGAGCACGCCGGGGCCGACGCCCCCGCTCTGGAAGCCTGGGATGTGACGTACTGGGCGGAAAAGCAGCGTCAGGCCCAGTATGACTTTGACGAGGAAGCCCTGCGGCCCTACTTTGCGCTGGACAACGTCCTGTCCGGCCTGTTCGAGATCACCCGCCGCGTGTTCGGCGCGTCGGTGAAGGAGGCGCAGGCCCCCGGCTGGCACCCCGATGTGCGCTACTACGACATCCACGACGAGGCCGGCACGCACGTCGCGTCCTTCTACACCGACTGGTTCCCGCGCGACACCAAGCGGGCCGGGGCGTGGATGAACGGCTTCGTGACCGGCGGCCCCCGCGAGGGCGGGGTGGACCCCCACCTGGGCCTGATGTGCGGCAACATGACCCCTCCGGGCAAGGACGCCCCTGCCCTGCTGTCGATCCGCGAGGTGGAGACGGTGTTCCATGAGTTCGGACACCTGCTGCACCACGCCCTGTCGCGCGTGCCGGTCAAGTCACTGAGCGGCACCAGCGTCGCCTGGGACTTCGTGGAACTGCCCAGCCAGATCATGGAAAACTGGGTGATGGAGCGGGAGGCCCTTGACCTGTTTGCCCGCCATCACCAGACCGGAGAGGCGCTGCCGCAGGACCTGTTCGACAAGATGGTGGCGGCCCGCAATTACCGCGCTGCCAACACCGCCATGCGCCAGTACTCTTTCGGGTCCACTGACCTGATGCTGCACGTCGAGTACGATCCGGCGGGCGAGGCGGACCCGATTGCGCTGGCCCGCGACAGCATGGCCCGCTTCGTGCCGTTCGCGTTGCCGGCCGATTACGCCATGGTGGCGGCCTTCAGCCACCTGTTCAGCAGCCCGGTGGGCTACGGGGCCGGGTATTACAGCTACAAGTGGGCCGAGGTGCTGGACGCCGATGCCTTTACCCGCTTCGCCAGCGAGGGGATCTTCAACCGCGACACGGGCCGCGCCTTCGTGGACAGCGTCCTGAGCCGGGGCGGCGGCGAGGATCCCGCCCAGCTGTACCGGGAGTTCATGGGCCGTGACCCCGATGCCGATGCCCTGCTGCGCCGCAGCGGTCTGCTGCCCGGCTGA
- a CDS encoding BTAD domain-containing putative transcriptional regulator, with translation MTLNWRDLTSRRRARVPAVRGALLRPRLQAALDAARVLVLVAPAGYGKTTALAGSGLEPARIWLTLDADDSDPQVLAAGLALAAEGLPGGAVATELLDAGASPRRVAARVADLLDACGGLLVLDEAQHLGGDAGNGGAGDVLRELLGGGLPGTTAGRLALLSRVPLMLPELARLDAAGEVTRLGTAELAFTRQEMGELLRAGGLFPTDAEVRLAHAATEGWPIAVRFLAQAAAQGRVRLAELADLDGGEAQLGTLFAYLASEVLGPLDPGLRAVLTRGSVFEELTPELVCEVLGKADGAALLEALAAGGTLLIRTDALTRAEDSALPEGAVYRAHPLLRAHLRAGLPRTEVQALAARGAAYFERSGRPRRALSAYVLAGDAARAAALLSAHGAGWLALGRAGLIERSLGRVPRAVWTPELHGLAGDALRLSSRYGEALAEYGQATPLLRALGQVQVALDTVQPDAGWEALAQAETLAPGEQRVRRMRAENLLNAGRLPEALAMAPELRDGARYALRSGDLERALALALAAAHGEAGGARAAQNHREGLLLAAFVTALHGETAQACAHARAGLAEGERLESPFVRSLALARLGHAQLTAGNLDGARTTYGEALGLAQEVSGRLRAEPLMGLAALAGLSGDAQAARTLKTEALAQTGGDGYMAGLLHLATALSIQQAGGADPDGLAAALSAFQTCGDAFGLACVALARFAAEGAGAQEAAHAAARFPFLLARHSLFSPLADAPGRARVLAQLAHAQPELRHALTPLAHALGYPELPHPDQTPGFGVRVSVLGRVSVTRSHERRPREWGRARARDLLALLSVHDGGLPREAAQEALFPGADPGVGERNFRVTLHALGQVLEEGAVSGVFLERGDWIRLRTGPGLHVDLAEARARLDAPTGGAGRLDDLLALPDRVADSDLGDVQQEAQRYAARLPDALAAEAGHALNSGHAERAVRAAERALALDPAHEGAAQVLMRAWHARGNAAAARRVYDQLRGALDDLGLGPLPQTRALAEAGRGGPAPTVRQGASADAGEEPEPATRTAR, from the coding sequence ATGACCCTGAACTGGCGTGACCTGACCTCGCGGCGGCGGGCGCGGGTGCCGGCCGTGCGCGGCGCGTTGCTGCGGCCCCGTCTGCAGGCAGCCCTGGACGCGGCGCGGGTGCTGGTGCTGGTTGCCCCGGCGGGCTACGGCAAGACCACCGCGCTGGCCGGCAGCGGTCTGGAACCCGCACGCATCTGGCTGACCCTGGACGCCGACGACAGTGACCCGCAGGTGCTGGCCGCCGGGCTGGCGCTGGCCGCCGAGGGACTGCCCGGCGGCGCGGTGGCCACGGAACTGCTGGACGCCGGAGCCTCGCCCCGACGCGTGGCGGCCCGGGTCGCAGACCTGCTGGACGCCTGCGGGGGCCTGCTGGTGCTGGACGAGGCGCAGCATCTGGGCGGCGACGCAGGAAACGGTGGCGCGGGGGACGTGCTGCGCGAACTGCTGGGCGGCGGCCTGCCTGGAACCACCGCCGGGCGGCTGGCTCTGCTCTCCCGCGTGCCGCTGATGCTGCCGGAACTGGCCCGGCTGGACGCGGCCGGCGAGGTCACGCGGCTGGGCACGGCGGAACTGGCCTTTACCCGGCAGGAGATGGGCGAACTGCTGCGTGCCGGGGGCCTGTTCCCCACCGACGCGGAGGTGCGGCTGGCCCACGCAGCCACCGAGGGATGGCCCATCGCGGTGCGCTTTCTGGCCCAGGCGGCGGCACAGGGGCGCGTGCGGCTGGCCGAGCTGGCGGATCTGGACGGCGGCGAGGCGCAGCTGGGCACCCTGTTCGCGTACCTGGCCAGCGAGGTGCTGGGGCCGCTGGACCCCGGCCTGCGCGCGGTCCTGACTCGCGGCAGCGTGTTCGAGGAACTGACCCCCGAACTGGTCTGCGAGGTGCTGGGCAAGGCGGACGGGGCGGCGCTGCTGGAGGCACTGGCGGCGGGCGGGACCCTGCTGATCCGCACCGACGCGCTAACCAGGGCCGAGGATTCGGCGCTGCCGGAGGGAGCCGTGTACCGCGCCCACCCGCTGCTGCGCGCTCACCTGCGGGCCGGGTTGCCCCGCACCGAGGTCCAGGCGCTGGCCGCGCGGGGGGCAGCGTATTTCGAGCGCAGCGGGCGGCCCCGGCGGGCGCTGTCGGCCTACGTGCTGGCCGGCGACGCGGCGCGGGCGGCGGCGCTGCTCTCGGCGCACGGGGCCGGGTGGCTGGCCCTGGGCCGGGCCGGGCTGATCGAGCGCAGTCTGGGGCGGGTGCCGCGTGCGGTCTGGACGCCCGAGCTGCACGGGCTGGCCGGTGACGCGCTGCGCCTGTCCTCACGCTACGGCGAGGCGCTGGCCGAGTACGGGCAGGCCACGCCCCTGCTGCGGGCGCTGGGGCAGGTACAGGTGGCCCTGGACACCGTGCAGCCGGACGCGGGCTGGGAGGCGCTGGCCCAGGCCGAGACCCTGGCGCCCGGAGAGCAGAGGGTCCGGCGCATGCGGGCCGAGAACCTGCTGAACGCTGGACGGCTGCCGGAGGCGCTGGCCATGGCTCCTGAGCTGCGCGACGGGGCGCGCTACGCCCTGCGTTCGGGTGATCTGGAGCGGGCGCTGGCCCTGGCGCTGGCCGCCGCACACGGCGAGGCCGGCGGGGCGCGGGCGGCCCAGAACCACCGCGAGGGGCTGCTGCTGGCCGCCTTCGTCACGGCGCTGCACGGCGAGACGGCACAGGCCTGCGCGCACGCCCGCGCCGGGCTGGCGGAGGGCGAGCGCCTGGAAAGCCCATTTGTGCGTTCGCTGGCCCTGGCCCGGCTGGGCCACGCCCAGTTGACGGCCGGGAACTTGGACGGCGCGCGCACCACCTACGGCGAGGCGCTGGGGCTGGCGCAAGAAGTTTCGGGGCGCCTGCGGGCCGAGCCGCTGATGGGACTGGCTGCGCTGGCGGGCCTTTCAGGCGACGCGCAGGCGGCGAGGACGCTCAAGACCGAGGCGCTGGCGCAGACGGGCGGCGACGGCTACATGGCCGGCCTGCTGCATCTGGCGACGGCCCTGAGCATTCAGCAGGCCGGGGGCGCGGACCCGGACGGCCTGGCGGCGGCCCTGTCCGCCTTCCAGACCTGCGGTGACGCGTTTGGGCTGGCCTGCGTCGCGCTGGCCCGCTTTGCCGCAGAGGGGGCCGGAGCCCAGGAAGCCGCCCACGCGGCGGCGCGTTTCCCCTTCCTGCTGGCCCGGCACAGCCTGTTCTCGCCGCTGGCCGACGCCCCCGGCCGGGCGCGTGTGCTGGCGCAATTGGCCCACGCCCAGCCCGAACTGCGCCACGCGCTGACACCGCTGGCCCACGCCCTAGGCTACCCCGAGCTGCCCCACCCCGATCAGACGCCTGGGTTCGGGGTGCGGGTCTCGGTCCTGGGGCGGGTGTCGGTGACGCGCAGTCACGAGCGCCGCCCGCGTGAGTGGGGCCGGGCCAGAGCGCGCGATCTGCTGGCCCTGCTGTCGGTTCATGACGGCGGCCTGCCGCGCGAGGCCGCGCAGGAGGCGCTGTTTCCAGGGGCCGATCCCGGCGTCGGCGAGCGCAACTTCCGGGTCACGCTGCACGCACTGGGGCAGGTGCTGGAGGAAGGAGCCGTCAGCGGCGTCTTTCTGGAGCGCGGCGACTGGATTCGCCTCAGGACCGGCCCCGGCCTGCACGTCGATCTCGCGGAAGCCCGTGCACGGTTGGACGCGCCGACCGGCGGGGCCGGACGCCTGGACGACCTGCTGGCCCTGCCGGACCGGGTCGCCGACTCGGACCTGGGCGACGTGCAGCAGGAAGCCCAGCGCTACGCCGCACGCCTGCCCGACGCCCTGGCCGCCGAGGCCGGACACGCCCTGAACAGTGGCCACGCCGAACGGGCGGTCCGCGCCGCCGAACGCGCCCTGGCCCTGGACCCTGCCCACGAGGGGGCCGCGCAGGTCCTGATGCGCGCCTGGCACGCACGCGGCAACGCCGCCGCCGCCCGCCGCGTGTACGACCAGCTGCGCGGCGCGCTGGACGATCTGGGGCTGGGGCCGCTGCCGCAGACGCGGGCGCTGGCCGAGGCGGGACGCGGCGGACCGGCACCCACGGTCAGGCAGGGGGCCAGCGCTGACGCCGGTGAGGAACCGGAGCCGGCCACCCGAACGGCGCGGTAA
- a CDS encoding nucleoside hydrolase has protein sequence MSRADLTPPLKVIFDGDPGLDDAVAWLLALASPELDVLGITVTHGNVSLPLTVRNAGVTLALAGEAGAGVPYFAGAQGPLVRDPVTAAAVHGDSGLPAAGLPKPLRPPEAEHAADFIIRTVRAHPHEITLLATGPLTNLALAFRLEPALPALLREVVWMGGSTGGGNCTPAAEFNVFADPHAAHIVFESGVALRMVGLNVTMQCVAGPERIAALRGLDNRAGAVCAELLTFYAGVYRERYNLSGGALHDPLAAAAVIRPDLLDWQAMRVDIEVQAGLNLGRTVCDVYGVNGGGRNVQVAVGVRDQAFFELLLERVALLP, from the coding sequence GTGAGCCGCGCTGACCTGACCCCTCCCCTGAAAGTGATTTTTGACGGCGATCCTGGCCTGGACGACGCCGTGGCTTGGCTGCTGGCGCTGGCCAGTCCGGAGCTGGACGTGCTGGGCATCACGGTAACGCACGGCAACGTGAGCCTGCCACTGACGGTCCGCAACGCCGGGGTGACCCTGGCTCTGGCCGGCGAGGCTGGCGCGGGCGTGCCGTATTTCGCCGGGGCGCAGGGCCCACTGGTGCGCGACCCGGTGACGGCGGCGGCGGTCCACGGCGACTCGGGGCTGCCGGCGGCGGGACTGCCCAAACCCCTGCGGCCCCCGGAAGCTGAACACGCCGCCGACTTCATCATCCGTACAGTGCGCGCCCACCCGCACGAGATCACGCTGCTGGCGACAGGGCCGCTGACCAACCTGGCGCTGGCCTTTCGCCTGGAGCCGGCCCTACCGGCGCTGCTGCGGGAGGTGGTCTGGATGGGCGGCAGCACTGGCGGCGGCAACTGCACTCCTGCCGCCGAGTTCAACGTGTTCGCGGACCCCCACGCCGCGCACATCGTGTTCGAGTCCGGCGTGGCGCTGCGGATGGTGGGCCTGAACGTCACCATGCAGTGCGTCGCCGGCCCCGAACGAATCGCTGCCCTGCGTGGGCTGGACAACCGTGCCGGCGCGGTGTGCGCCGAACTGCTCACCTTCTACGCGGGCGTCTACCGCGAGCGCTACAACCTCAGCGGCGGCGCGTTGCATGATCCGTTGGCGGCGGCGGCTGTGATCCGCCCGGACCTGCTGGACTGGCAGGCCATGCGCGTGGACATCGAGGTGCAGGCGGGTCTGAATCTGGGCCGCACGGTCTGTGACGTGTACGGCGTGAACGGGGGCGGGCGCAACGTTCAGGTGGCCGTGGGCGTGCGGGACCAGGCGTTTTTCGAGTTGTTGCTGGAGCGTGTCGCATTGCTGCCGTAG